The Clostridium chauvoei genome has a window encoding:
- a CDS encoding molybdopterin-binding protein, protein MKMIKVQDAIGTILSHDVTQIIPGKFKGRAFKKGHIIKEEDIEKLLSIGKDHVYVWEPKEGELHENDAAKRLVNLIKGEGIALSEEVKEGKIDFFADKKGLLKVDKESLFKLNSLGEIIVSTIQDNTPIKKGEKIAATRVIPLIIDEKKIIQAENLIEEPILSIKEYKTKKVTLITTGNEVYHGRIKDAFLPVIESKLKEYGNSIVKQVILPDDKEKITEEIKKAISCKSDLIICTGGMSVDPDDVTPTAIKECGADLITYGSPVLPGAMFLLAYKGDLPILGVPSCAMYSKRTVLDLVLPRILIDEKLTLEDIVQYGHGGLCLDCKVCTFPHCSFGK, encoded by the coding sequence ATGAAAATGATAAAAGTTCAAGATGCTATAGGAACTATACTTTCTCATGATGTAACTCAAATAATACCTGGAAAATTCAAAGGAAGAGCTTTTAAAAAAGGACATATTATAAAGGAAGAAGATATAGAAAAATTATTATCAATAGGAAAAGATCACGTTTATGTTTGGGAACCTAAAGAAGGTGAATTACATGAAAATGATGCCGCTAAAAGATTAGTTAATTTAATTAAAGGCGAAGGTATAGCCTTATCAGAAGAAGTTAAAGAAGGCAAGATTGACTTTTTTGCAGATAAAAAAGGTCTTTTAAAAGTAGATAAGGAAAGCTTATTTAAATTAAATTCTTTAGGAGAAATAATAGTTTCAACTATACAAGATAACACTCCAATAAAAAAAGGTGAAAAGATAGCAGCAACAAGAGTTATTCCTTTAATAATAGATGAAAAGAAAATAATACAAGCAGAAAATTTAATAGAAGAACCTATACTATCTATAAAGGAGTACAAAACAAAAAAAGTAACATTAATAACTACAGGAAATGAAGTATATCATGGAAGAATAAAAGATGCCTTTTTACCTGTAATTGAAAGTAAACTAAAGGAATATGGAAATAGTATAGTTAAACAGGTAATATTACCTGATGATAAAGAAAAAATTACAGAAGAGATAAAAAAAGCTATAAGTTGTAAATCAGATCTTATTATATGTACAGGTGGTATGTCTGTTGATCCAGATGATGTTACTCCTACAGCTATTAAAGAATGTGGAGCAGATTTAATTACATACGGATCACCAGTACTTCCAGGAGCTATGTTTTTATTAGCTTATAAAGGAGATTTACCGATATTAGGTGTACCAAGCTGTGCTATGTATTCTAAAAGGACAGTATTAGATTTAGTTTTACCAAGAATTCTTATAGATGAAAAATTAACTTTAGAAGATATAGTCCAATATGGACATGGGGGATTATGTTTAGATTGTAAAGTATGTACATTCCCACATTGTTCATTTGGAAAGTAG
- the moaC gene encoding cyclic pyranopterin monophosphate synthase MoaC: MEKILTHFDESGNARMVDVSDKDKTKRVAIAVSKIKVSKETLKLIEKGEIGKGDVLGVARVAGIMSSKQTSNLIPMCHPLMISSCDIEFNIDKEESCINIKATVKIFDKTGVEMEALTAATITALTIYDMCKAVDKRMIIEDTHLLKKTGGKSGEFNY, from the coding sequence ATGGAAAAAATTTTAACTCATTTCGATGAAAGTGGAAATGCGAGAATGGTAGATGTTTCAGATAAAGATAAAACAAAGAGAGTAGCTATAGCTGTTTCAAAAATAAAAGTTAGTAAAGAAACATTAAAACTTATAGAAAAAGGGGAAATTGGAAAAGGTGATGTTTTAGGAGTAGCAAGAGTAGCAGGAATAATGTCTAGTAAACAAACTTCAAACTTAATCCCAATGTGTCATCCACTTATGATATCAAGTTGTGATATAGAATTCAATATAGATAAAGAAGAAAGTTGTATAAATATAAAAGCTACAGTTAAGATTTTTGATAAAACAGGAGTTGAAATGGAAGCTTTAACAGCTGCAACAATTACTGCCCTTACTATTTATGACATGTGCAAGGCTGTAGATAAGAGAATGATTATAGAGGATACCCATTTATTAAAGAAAACAGGAGGAAAAAGTGGCGAGTTTAATTATTAA
- the moaA gene encoding GTP 3',8-cyclase MoaA produces the protein MKDRFGRNIDYLRISVTDNCNLRCIYCMKEKNNKFLKLEEKLTDDEIYKIVYEFSKLGIKKIRITGGEPLVRKNILNLIENLNNINGIEEIYITTNGILLLDYVEILAKNGVKGVNISLDSLKDYKFKDITRGGDLNKVLKAIDKCIECGIKVKLNTVIIDEINKDEVLDFIALTIKKPIDVRFIELMPIGEGKNFKPITNREILDIIKKKYIDLKEIKREGSSGPAKYIKVNNSLGKIGFISAMSNCFCSECNRIRITSDGFLKQCLHWNYGVDLKELLRSGITEEKLQKVIKDNIYNKPEKHLFNEDTKDEELRFMNEIGG, from the coding sequence ATGAAGGATAGATTTGGGAGAAACATAGATTATTTAAGAATATCAGTAACAGATAATTGTAACTTAAGATGCATCTATTGCATGAAGGAAAAAAACAATAAGTTTTTAAAGTTAGAAGAGAAACTTACAGATGACGAAATTTATAAAATAGTATATGAATTCTCAAAGCTTGGAATTAAAAAAATAAGAATTACAGGAGGAGAGCCATTAGTTAGAAAAAATATATTAAATTTAATAGAAAATTTAAATAATATAAATGGTATAGAAGAAATATATATAACAACTAATGGAATACTTCTTTTAGATTATGTAGAAATATTAGCTAAAAATGGAGTAAAAGGAGTAAACATAAGTTTAGATTCTTTAAAGGATTATAAATTTAAAGATATAACACGAGGTGGAGATTTAAATAAAGTTTTAAAGGCTATAGATAAGTGTATAGAATGTGGAATAAAGGTTAAGCTCAATACCGTAATAATAGATGAAATAAATAAGGATGAAGTTTTAGATTTTATAGCTTTAACAATTAAAAAGCCTATTGATGTAAGGTTTATAGAACTTATGCCAATAGGAGAAGGTAAAAACTTTAAACCCATAACTAATAGAGAAATATTAGATATAATAAAGAAAAAATACATAGACTTAAAGGAAATAAAAAGAGAAGGAAGTTCTGGTCCTGCAAAATATATAAAAGTAAATAATTCATTAGGGAAAATAGGTTTTATAAGTGCTATGAGTAATTGCTTCTGTAGTGAATGTAATAGAATAAGAATAACTTCAGATGGATTTTTAAAACAGTGTCTACATTGGAATTATGGAGTAGATTTGAAAGAATTATTAAGAAGTGGAATAACAGAAGAAAAATTACAAAAAGTTATAAAAGATAATATTTATAATAAACCTGAAAAACATTTGTTTAATGAAGATACTAAGGATGAAGAATTAAGATTTATGAATGAAATTGGAGGATAA
- a CDS encoding MOSC domain-containing protein, translating into MNKLIAICTSEKKGTAKIMVNEANVIEDFGIEGDAHAGKWHRQVSLLALEKIEDFRLKGANVDFGAFGENLVVEGIELNKLPIGQRIKIGEVELEVTQIGKKCHDKCAIFYQVGECIMPTNGIFTKVIKGGKIKVGEECTLLDSGIIL; encoded by the coding sequence ATGAATAAATTAATTGCCATATGTACAAGTGAAAAAAAGGGAACGGCTAAAATAATGGTTAATGAAGCAAATGTTATAGAGGATTTTGGAATAGAAGGAGATGCACATGCAGGAAAATGGCATAGACAAGTAAGTTTATTAGCATTAGAAAAAATAGAAGATTTTAGATTAAAAGGAGCAAACGTAGACTTTGGAGCTTTTGGGGAGAACCTAGTTGTTGAAGGAATAGAGCTTAATAAACTTCCAATAGGACAAAGAATTAAAATTGGAGAAGTAGAATTAGAAGTAACTCAAATAGGGAAAAAGTGTCATGATAAATGTGCAATATTTTATCAAGTAGGAGAATGTATTATGCCTACTAATGGAATATTTACAAAAGTAATAAAAGGCGGAAAAATCAAAGTAGGAGAAGAGTGTACTCTTTTAGACTCAGGAATAATCCTTTAA
- a CDS encoding ABC transporter ATP-binding protein, with protein MELKLENIKKTYSNKQVLKGASFKFKQGKIYGLLGRNGAGKTTLFNCIGGEVEKDSGEIMLLENGKVLGVFDNSKVGYVFSEPVLPEFLTGYEFLKFYIDINKDKIDNLLSIEEYFNIIKINEEDRYRLIKGYSHGMKNKIQMLCFLISRPPIILLDEPLTSFDVIVALEIKNLLKSIKSNHIIIF; from the coding sequence ATGGAATTAAAATTAGAAAACATAAAAAAGACGTATAGCAATAAGCAAGTTTTAAAAGGGGCATCTTTTAAATTTAAGCAGGGAAAGATATATGGCTTATTAGGTCGTAACGGAGCAGGAAAAACTACTCTTTTTAATTGTATAGGAGGAGAAGTTGAAAAAGATTCTGGGGAAATAATGTTATTAGAGAATGGAAAAGTTTTAGGAGTATTTGATAACTCTAAAGTTGGATATGTATTTTCTGAACCTGTATTACCAGAATTTTTAACAGGCTATGAGTTTTTAAAATTTTATATTGATATAAACAAAGATAAAATAGATAATTTACTTTCTATAGAAGAGTATTTTAACATAATTAAAATAAATGAAGAAGATAGATATAGACTAATAAAGGGATACTCCCATGGAATGAAAAATAAAATTCAAATGTTATGTTTTTTAATAAGTAGACCACCTATAATTTTATTAGATGAGCCATTAACATCTTTTGATGTAATAGTTGCTTTAGAAATTAAGAATCTATTAAAATCAATAAAAAGTAATCATATAATAATATTTTAA